In Candidatus Defluviilinea proxima, a single genomic region encodes these proteins:
- a CDS encoding Eco57I restriction-modification methylase domain-containing protein, with translation MPAPEIVHQLVKRFEENIDSYRSSRYNETQLRREFLDPLFEALGWDVFNKAGYAENYKDVIHEDSIDVEGATKAPDYAFRVGGQRKFFVEAKKPSVKIETDVHPAFQLRRYSWSAKLPLGVLSDFEEFAVYESQSKPDKKDKASTGRVAFYKFTEYVEKWDEIASIFSRDAVLKGSFDKYAEGLKGKKGTAEVDDAFLAEIERWRESLAKNFALRNPSLTTRELNYAVQMTIDRIIFLRICEDRGIERYEKLKIASEQTNVYSELVRIFQQADARYNSGLFHFKEEKNASSAADSLTLSLSVDDKVLREILGSLYYPESPYVFSEIPSDILGQVYERFLGKVIRLTAGHQAKVEEKPEVRKAGGVYYTPTYIVEYIVKNTVGKLLEGKTPKDVAKIKILDPACGSGTFPLGAFQYLLDWHLKWYMENEPEKWSKGKSPVIFETTRSTPTALAGTSPKSADKTDDGQGSRADLPLQDASRGEAGRGWMLTTSEKKRILLNNIYGVDIDPQAVEVTKLSLLLKVLEGESEQTIGSQLSLIQERALPDLSANIKCGNSLIGPDYYEGHQLTMSFADEEERYRVNAFDWKAEFPQVFIQGGFDAVIGNPPYVRQELLGELKDYLQSHYQVFTGTADLYSYFIERGVSLLKNDGVFCYIVANKWMRANYGMSLRIWLKQQELLEITDFGDLPVFENATTYPCILRIAKGKPKVAFRVTQVKSLKFLHLDDYVKEHHYELDQSKLDNSGWSLANTDVQNLLAKLNDIAIPLNQYTNAKMYRGIVTGYNEAFVVDSETKNQLIAEDPNSAEIIKPFLAGRDIKRYTFSFTGRYLIFTRRGINIKQYPAIEKYLSKFKDRLMPKPKDWKGSNWAGRKPGSYRWYEIQDSIDYYEEFDKPKIIIPAIVQNASYAFDKDGYYSNDKTSIIVTDDLYLLGVLNSKIPDLVMHLIASTKQGGYFEYKPMYVEQLPIRPINFSDAEDKARHEKMVSLVERMLELHKSSPRTPQDKERVAREIESTDRAIDRLVYELYGLTEDEIGIVEGAR, from the coding sequence ATGCCCGCACCAGAGATCGTCCATCAGCTTGTAAAACGGTTTGAAGAGAATATCGACTCGTATCGTTCGAGCCGATATAACGAGACGCAATTGCGGCGTGAGTTTTTAGACCCGCTGTTTGAGGCGTTGGGTTGGGATGTGTTCAATAAGGCGGGGTATGCAGAGAACTATAAAGACGTTATTCACGAAGATTCCATTGATGTAGAAGGTGCAACCAAAGCGCCTGATTATGCTTTTCGTGTTGGGGGGCAGCGCAAGTTCTTTGTAGAAGCCAAGAAGCCATCGGTCAAAATAGAAACGGATGTTCACCCAGCATTTCAACTAAGACGTTATTCATGGTCTGCAAAGCTGCCTTTGGGCGTGCTTTCGGACTTTGAAGAGTTCGCTGTGTATGAGAGCCAAAGCAAGCCCGATAAAAAGGACAAGGCTTCAACGGGTCGAGTAGCGTTCTATAAGTTCACGGAGTATGTAGAGAAGTGGGATGAGATCGCAAGCATCTTTTCACGGGATGCGGTGCTCAAGGGGTCGTTTGATAAATATGCCGAAGGCTTGAAAGGCAAGAAGGGCACGGCAGAAGTTGACGATGCGTTTCTAGCAGAGATAGAACGCTGGCGGGAATCACTCGCAAAGAATTTTGCATTGCGTAATCCATCGCTTACCACTCGCGAATTGAATTATGCAGTGCAAATGACGATTGACCGCATTATCTTTTTGCGTATTTGCGAAGATCGGGGAATTGAACGGTACGAGAAACTAAAGATTGCATCAGAACAAACGAATGTGTATTCTGAATTGGTTCGGATATTCCAGCAAGCAGATGCACGTTATAACTCTGGCTTGTTCCATTTCAAAGAGGAGAAAAATGCCAGTAGTGCCGCAGATAGCCTGACGTTAAGTTTGAGCGTGGATGATAAAGTCTTGCGGGAGATTCTCGGCAGTCTGTATTATCCAGAGAGTCCGTATGTCTTTTCTGAAATCCCATCCGATATTTTGGGACAGGTGTATGAGCGTTTTCTAGGGAAGGTCATTCGGCTGACGGCGGGACATCAGGCGAAGGTGGAAGAGAAGCCCGAAGTGCGCAAGGCGGGCGGAGTGTATTACACGCCCACGTATATTGTGGAGTACATCGTCAAGAATACGGTTGGGAAATTGCTCGAAGGGAAAACGCCAAAGGATGTTGCGAAGATCAAAATCCTTGACCCTGCGTGCGGTTCGGGGACGTTCCCGCTGGGTGCGTTTCAATATCTGTTGGATTGGCATTTGAAGTGGTACATGGAGAATGAACCTGAGAAGTGGTCAAAGGGAAAGAGCCCAGTCATATTTGAAACCACCCGTTCGACCCCCACCGCCCTAGCGGGCACCTCCCCCAAATCCGCAGACAAGACGGATGACGGGCAAGGTTCTCGTGCGGATTTGCCCTTACAGGATGCTTCGCGAGGGGAGGCTGGGAGGGGGTGGATGTTGACAACATCCGAGAAGAAACGTATTTTGTTGAATAACATCTACGGTGTGGACATCGATCCGCAAGCCGTGGAAGTGACGAAGTTGAGTTTACTCTTGAAGGTATTGGAAGGCGAAAGCGAACAGACCATCGGCTCGCAATTGTCTTTGATCCAGGAACGGGCATTGCCTGACCTGAGCGCAAATATCAAATGCGGGAACTCGTTGATCGGTCCTGATTATTACGAAGGTCATCAATTGACGATGAGCTTTGCAGATGAAGAGGAGCGGTATCGGGTCAATGCCTTTGACTGGAAGGCTGAGTTTCCGCAGGTGTTTATTCAAGGTGGATTTGATGCAGTGATTGGAAATCCGCCTTATGTGAGACAAGAATTGTTGGGAGAACTGAAAGATTATCTTCAAAGCCATTACCAAGTATTTACTGGAACGGCTGATTTGTATTCATACTTTATCGAGCGTGGAGTATCGTTGCTAAAGAACGATGGGGTTTTTTGTTATATCGTAGCGAACAAATGGATGAGAGCAAATTATGGAATGTCTCTCAGAATATGGTTGAAGCAACAAGAACTCTTGGAAATTACTGATTTTGGCGATTTACCTGTTTTTGAAAACGCCACGACCTATCCTTGTATTTTGCGTATCGCAAAAGGTAAGCCCAAGGTTGCTTTTCGCGTAACTCAAGTTAAATCATTAAAGTTCTTGCATTTGGATGATTATGTTAAGGAACATCATTATGAACTTGATCAATCGAAGTTAGATAACTCTGGTTGGTCACTTGCAAACACGGATGTTCAAAATCTCCTTGCCAAGCTAAATGACATTGCAATACCTTTAAATCAGTATACAAATGCCAAGATGTACCGAGGCATTGTTACTGGGTATAACGAAGCATTTGTTGTTGATTCAGAAACAAAAAATCAATTAATTGCAGAAGACCCCAATAGTGCAGAGATTATTAAACCTTTCTTAGCAGGGCGGGATATAAAAAGATACACTTTCTCGTTTACTGGAAGGTATTTGATATTTACTCGCCGTGGGATAAACATCAAACAATATCCCGCAATTGAGAAATACTTGTCGAAATTTAAAGATCGTCTTATGCCTAAGCCTAAAGATTGGAAGGGTAGTAATTGGGCAGGAAGAAAGCCTGGCTCATATCGTTGGTATGAGATTCAAGACAGCATTGATTATTACGAAGAGTTTGATAAACCTAAAATAATCATTCCTGCAATTGTTCAAAATGCTTCTTATGCTTTCGACAAAGATGGTTATTATTCAAACGACAAGACCTCAATAATTGTTACAGATGATTTGTATCTGTTAGGTGTTTTGAATTCTAAAATTCCTGACCTTGTTATGCACTTAATTGCATCTACAAAACAGGGTGGATACTTTGAATATAAGCCAATGTATGTTGAGCAACTTCCAATTCGTCCAATCAACTTCTCCGACGCTGAGGACAAAGCACGGCACGAGAAGATGGTGTCGCTGGTGGAGCGGATGTTGGAATTGCATAAGTCCAGTCCACGCACGCCGCAGGATAAGGAACGTGTGGCACGGGAGATCGAATCCACGGATAGGGCGATTGATCGTCTCGTCTATGAGTTGTATGGGTTGACGGAGGATGAGATTGGAATTGTGGAAGGTGCAAGGTGA